The following are encoded together in the Pedobacter sp. D749 genome:
- a CDS encoding serine hydrolase, producing MITIFIFVLVTNASAQSSSIKALVESYASQHQFNGTVLIQKDSRVIYHKSFGVAERAFNSPITNDTKYQVCSFTKTFTAVLILQLVEQGKIDLQKKIIDYLPDYKGEGGSKVSIHQLLNHTSGMKNTDTAKDENFLKYGIGFYHKPYQLKEIVANFCSNPIINEPGTKFDYNNGEYMILGRILEVIYKMNYEAILDRQILSTLGMRNSGLISHYKLIAGLATPYYKDKSLDHLIPNIPLYVEDFSAAGAMYSCTKDMMQFNNALFTFKLIKKETLQQLLTPGLDGYGYSVWIRGNQEFRRMERYGRIAGANGVWFHYLNDGLSIIILSNTNLTDLGDYANKIGNSILSKKP from the coding sequence ATGATAACAATATTCATTTTTGTTCTTGTAACTAATGCTTCGGCTCAATCTTCTTCCATCAAAGCTCTGGTAGAAAGTTATGCCAGTCAACACCAATTTAATGGAACAGTCTTAATTCAAAAAGACTCAAGGGTGATTTATCACAAAAGTTTTGGTGTGGCAGAACGTGCTTTCAATTCGCCCATCACCAATGATACCAAATACCAGGTTTGCTCTTTTACTAAAACCTTTACAGCAGTTTTAATACTCCAGCTTGTTGAACAAGGAAAAATTGATCTGCAGAAGAAGATAATCGATTATTTGCCTGACTATAAAGGGGAGGGAGGATCGAAAGTTTCCATTCATCAACTGCTAAATCATACATCTGGTATGAAAAACACGGATACCGCAAAAGATGAAAATTTTCTAAAATATGGGATCGGGTTTTACCATAAACCATATCAGTTAAAGGAAATTGTCGCTAATTTCTGTTCAAACCCAATTATTAATGAGCCGGGAACAAAATTTGACTATAACAACGGGGAATATATGATCCTGGGAAGAATATTAGAAGTAATATATAAAATGAACTATGAAGCAATATTGGACAGGCAGATTCTAAGTACCCTGGGAATGCGTAATTCCGGGCTGATATCGCATTACAAATTAATCGCCGGTCTTGCTACTCCATATTATAAAGACAAAAGCTTAGACCATCTAATTCCCAATATTCCCTTATATGTAGAAGATTTTTCAGCTGCAGGCGCAATGTATTCCTGTACAAAAGATATGATGCAGTTCAATAATGCATTGTTCACCTTTAAGCTAATTAAAAAAGAAACGTTACAACAACTGTTAACCCCGGGATTGGATGGTTATGGATATAGCGTTTGGATCCGTGGCAATCAGGAATTTAGACGAATGGAACGCTACGGAAGGATAGCAGGTGCCAATGGGGTATGGTTTCATTATTTGAATGATGGATTGAGTATAATCATCTTATCAAATACAAATTTAACTGATCTTGGAGACTATGCCAACAAGATCGGGAACAGCATTTTGTCCAAAAAGCCATAG
- a CDS encoding outer membrane beta-barrel family protein, translated as MKISMFFTLILISSLAFAQSNLSLSGQLKYKDGFIANDITVSLIRITDSVIVQRQSALKDGKFLFQDVKPDTYIIIFTSLGTQKARLGPVTLNKESLVLDTVFLYRNVEQLKEVSIKGARQLIQKSIDKTTINVENTSLAVGNTALDLLNRAPGLTVLNDGTIQLNGKAGVTVMLDGRLTYLSSSQLATLLRNTNSGQIKSIEIMTHPPVKFDASGGAGLINIILKKNKDLGSNGTITADVALGEFIKANTGISINHRSKKINVFGNYNFADNKRYGILNLDRSVNMPEDLSNISQQSNSTTKNYNHTYKAGLDYDINKNNTFGLVVACYKNDQTEIIHSKSAISNSSTDLSNISALNTGKNQYSNTSYNINYKSVLDTLGQQLDIDLALLNYKNAEKIIYENNFFDDYGNPVKMTKIFRNISPTDLKIKAITINYTLPLSKTSMVEVGIKSSLVKTDNDFLVENQLGNEWLKDLAQSNRFLYQERINAAYLNFKKEFSGFDMQLGARAEHTSTHGNSITMSETFERKYLDLFPIVSFSKKIDKNHTISLTANRRIDRPSYGSLNPFIYYLDLYTYKRGNPDLKPQYTNSLAFDYLLHQKYGIEIVYSNTKDVISDIIKPDATRGALFTIPDNLAKQNSISLSLSVPISVGKFWNMYNNLSAYHVSFYSNDILGTIYRSDQNAMNFKSYSTFTISERFNFDVSFFYQSRQLYGTSYLRSFSFVDVGTSYKFFNSRLNLKVSVKDIFNQKTQIMYSNLPNVYYTIYDKPETRLFSFGLSYSFGGKDVKQSRKRPTGIEEEKGRIGGIR; from the coding sequence ATGAAAATTTCTATGTTCTTTACGCTAATACTGATTAGCAGCCTGGCTTTTGCGCAGTCCAACCTGAGCCTGTCAGGCCAATTAAAATATAAAGATGGTTTTATTGCAAATGACATTACTGTTTCACTTATAAGAATCACTGATTCCGTTATCGTACAACGACAAAGTGCTTTAAAAGATGGCAAATTTTTGTTTCAAGACGTAAAGCCTGATACATACATCATTATATTTACGTCATTAGGCACCCAAAAAGCAAGGTTAGGACCGGTAACTTTAAATAAGGAAAGCCTTGTTCTTGACACTGTATTTCTATATCGAAATGTAGAACAATTAAAGGAAGTCAGCATAAAAGGAGCCCGGCAATTAATCCAAAAATCAATTGATAAAACCACCATTAATGTTGAGAATACGAGTCTGGCAGTTGGCAATACCGCGTTGGATTTATTAAATAGAGCCCCGGGATTAACTGTTTTGAATGATGGTACTATTCAGTTAAACGGTAAGGCAGGCGTAACGGTGATGTTAGACGGCAGACTTACTTATTTGTCATCTTCACAACTTGCCACTTTATTGCGGAACACCAATTCAGGTCAGATTAAATCAATAGAAATCATGACTCATCCACCTGTAAAATTTGACGCATCCGGAGGTGCCGGTTTAATTAACATCATTTTAAAAAAGAATAAAGATTTGGGGAGCAATGGAACGATTACAGCAGATGTTGCCCTTGGGGAATTCATAAAGGCTAATACAGGGATTTCAATCAATCACAGGAGTAAAAAGATAAATGTATTTGGAAACTATAACTTTGCTGATAATAAAAGATACGGGATCCTGAATTTAGATCGCTCTGTAAATATGCCAGAGGATCTAAGTAACATCAGCCAGCAGAGCAACTCAACAACAAAGAATTATAATCATACCTATAAAGCTGGTCTCGACTACGATATTAATAAAAATAACACGTTCGGTTTAGTGGTGGCCTGCTATAAAAATGATCAAACCGAGATCATACACAGCAAATCGGCCATCAGCAATAGCAGTACAGATCTATCCAACATTTCAGCCCTGAATACTGGAAAGAACCAGTATTCAAATACATCCTATAATATAAACTATAAATCTGTTTTAGATACGCTTGGTCAGCAACTGGATATCGACCTGGCACTTTTAAATTATAAAAATGCAGAGAAGATTATTTATGAGAATAACTTCTTCGATGACTATGGTAATCCTGTTAAGATGACCAAAATATTTAGAAATATATCTCCAACCGATTTAAAGATAAAAGCGATCACAATTAATTACACGCTTCCGCTTTCAAAAACATCAATGGTAGAGGTTGGTATTAAATCAAGTCTGGTTAAGACCGACAATGATTTTTTAGTTGAAAACCAATTGGGAAATGAATGGTTAAAAGACTTGGCTCAGAGTAATAGATTCCTGTATCAGGAACGTATAAATGCTGCCTATTTAAACTTTAAAAAAGAATTTTCCGGATTCGACATGCAGCTAGGAGCTCGTGCAGAGCATACTTCAACTCATGGGAATTCAATCACGATGTCTGAAACCTTCGAACGGAAATATCTGGATTTGTTTCCCATAGTCTCTTTTAGCAAAAAAATTGATAAGAATCATACAATCAGCTTAACGGCTAACAGGCGGATTGATCGCCCCAGTTATGGTTCATTAAACCCATTTATATACTATTTAGATTTATACACGTATAAGCGTGGGAATCCGGATCTAAAACCGCAATACACCAACAGCCTGGCTTTCGATTATCTTTTGCACCAGAAATATGGCATCGAAATCGTTTATAGCAACACGAAAGATGTTATTTCAGACATCATAAAGCCAGATGCCACTCGCGGAGCGCTATTTACGATACCTGATAATCTAGCTAAACAGAATTCAATTAGTTTGAGTTTAAGTGTTCCGATAAGCGTAGGGAAGTTCTGGAATATGTATAACAATCTTAGTGCTTACCATGTTAGTTTTTATTCAAATGATATTTTAGGCACCATCTATAGAAGCGATCAAAATGCTATGAATTTCAAGTCGTATTCTACCTTCACAATAAGTGAGAGGTTTAATTTTGATGTGTCTTTTTTCTATCAATCCAGACAACTATATGGCACCTCCTACTTAAGGTCGTTTTCATTTGTGGATGTGGGCACCTCCTATAAATTTTTCAACAGTCGTTTAAATTTGAAAGTTTCCGTGAAAGATATCTTCAATCAAAAAACACAAATTATGTATAGTAATCTGCCAAACGTTTATTACACAATCTATGATAAACCAGAGACCAGGCTATTTTCTTTTGGCTTGAGTTATTCTTTTGGTGGCAAAGATGTAAAACAATCCAGAAAAAGACCTACGGGAATAGAGGAAGAAAAAGGAAGAATTGGTGGCATTCGGTGA
- a CDS encoding AAA domain-containing protein, producing MFVISPFKSVADRCKQEFHSIDSKIQCGTIHAFQGKEADIVFLILGSDPEKPGSRQWASSKPNMLNVALTRAKRRFYVIGSRKSWSGYSFFSVLAERL from the coding sequence ATATTTGTTATCTCTCCTTTTAAATCGGTTGCAGACCGATGTAAACAGGAATTTCATTCTATAGACTCAAAAATACAATGCGGAACCATCCATGCCTTTCAAGGTAAGGAAGCAGACATTGTCTTTCTGATACTCGGCAGTGATCCCGAGAAACCTGGATCTAGACAATGGGCATCATCTAAGCCCAATATGCTCAATGTTGCATTAACGCGTGCCAAAAGACGTTTTTACGTGATAGGTAGCAGGAAATCATGGTCAGGCTACAGTTTCTTTTCAGTATTGGCGGAAAGATTATGA
- a CDS encoding FAD-dependent oxidoreductase, whose product MKIEKLNVIIIGAGIAGLSAARLLKQAGKKILVIEASQQVGGRAGSDHKDGFILDRGFQVLLTAYPEAKKLLDYKKLDLKAFLPGAEILDERGSHKIGDPLREPLMLIKTLFSPIGSFGDKLRLLKLKLRLHSSTVEEIFSRKETSTYSYLTSLNFSEQFITKFFRPFFSGIFLETELETSSRMFEFVFKMLSEGAAAVPALGMGEISKQLAGCLDRNELLLGEKITEIKNGQAFGSSGKIYEADNIIIATEPQNLSQSAVDIDRHLKKDALTMYFSSRERTAHSKRIALNAISGQLINNIAFMEHIAPSYAPKGQSLISVSVRTAGTGTKTGLEEMIRKELMQWYPGSAQWELLATYSIPHALPDNRTAKNEMDVDTMRISRNCYLCGDYLLNGSINGAMKSARTVVEEILKTDS is encoded by the coding sequence ATGAAAATAGAAAAACTGAATGTGATCATCATAGGCGCCGGAATAGCGGGGCTATCTGCAGCCAGGTTACTAAAACAGGCGGGTAAAAAGATCCTCGTCATTGAGGCATCGCAGCAAGTTGGTGGCAGGGCGGGGAGCGATCATAAAGACGGCTTCATCCTCGACCGGGGATTTCAGGTCCTGCTTACCGCCTACCCGGAAGCCAAAAAGCTCCTGGATTACAAGAAACTTGATCTGAAGGCCTTTCTTCCCGGGGCAGAAATTCTCGATGAACGGGGAAGCCATAAAATAGGCGATCCCTTAAGGGAACCATTGATGCTGATCAAAACCCTTTTTTCCCCTATCGGAAGCTTTGGAGATAAGCTACGCCTGCTAAAGCTCAAACTCAGGCTACATTCCAGTACCGTGGAAGAAATATTCAGCAGAAAAGAAACCAGCACATACTCATATCTAACTTCGCTGAACTTCAGTGAGCAGTTTATCACAAAATTCTTCAGGCCTTTCTTTTCCGGCATATTTCTGGAAACCGAACTTGAAACATCCAGCAGGATGTTTGAATTCGTCTTTAAAATGCTTAGCGAAGGCGCTGCTGCCGTTCCTGCCCTGGGGATGGGCGAAATCAGTAAACAGCTGGCCGGGTGCCTGGATAGGAATGAACTTTTGCTTGGCGAGAAAATCACAGAGATAAAAAACGGCCAGGCTTTTGGGAGCTCCGGGAAAATTTATGAGGCCGATAATATCATTATCGCAACCGAACCACAAAACCTTTCCCAATCGGCCGTGGATATAGACAGGCATTTGAAAAAAGATGCATTAACGATGTATTTTTCAAGCAGGGAAAGGACAGCGCACTCCAAACGCATTGCGCTGAATGCCATCAGCGGGCAGTTGATCAACAATATTGCCTTTATGGAACATATCGCACCCTCATACGCGCCCAAAGGTCAGTCGCTGATTTCAGTTTCTGTCAGAACAGCCGGTACCGGCACAAAAACTGGTCTTGAAGAAATGATAAGGAAAGAGCTTATGCAATGGTACCCAGGTTCGGCACAATGGGAATTGCTGGCCACCTATTCTATCCCACACGCCCTTCCCGATAACAGGACTGCAAAGAACGAAATGGATGTGGATACAATGCGCATAAGCAGGAATTGCTACCTATGCGGCGATTACCTGCTGAACGGTTCGATAAACGGCGCAATGAAAAGTGCCCGTACTGTTGTAGAGGAAATACTTAAAACGGATAGTTGA
- a CDS encoding AraC family transcriptional regulator: MKWIKELLVFMSIILVSWILDNAGLINGNLMSVPLLLFSYWLGYQTINQKDIYYNVSADFKIETVIPEQSRYRNSKLTEANKKAYAAKIEEFMSREKPYLNNELTLTSLADKLDLKPIHLSQVLNEAFKENFYAFINRYRIVESQRLLKDLRYHNYSIQAIAFEAGFNSMSTFNKAFKEIVGKSPSIYQKES; encoded by the coding sequence TTGAAGTGGATCAAAGAATTGCTGGTATTTATGTCCATCATATTAGTAAGCTGGATTCTGGACAATGCAGGATTGATTAATGGGAATCTGATGTCTGTACCACTTCTTCTCTTTAGTTATTGGCTGGGCTATCAAACAATTAACCAAAAAGACATTTATTATAATGTTTCTGCAGATTTTAAAATAGAAACTGTCATTCCGGAACAAAGCCGCTATAGAAATTCCAAGCTTACAGAGGCTAACAAGAAAGCTTATGCAGCAAAAATTGAGGAATTTATGTCCAGGGAAAAGCCTTACTTAAATAATGAACTAACCTTAACTTCCCTGGCAGATAAACTGGATCTTAAACCGATTCATCTTTCCCAGGTTTTAAATGAAGCGTTCAAAGAAAATTTTTATGCCTTTATAAACCGGTATCGCATTGTTGAAAGCCAAAGGTTATTAAAAGATCTACGATATCATAACTATAGTATACAAGCGATAGCTTTCGAAGCCGGTTTCAATTCAATGTCGACATTTAATAAAGCTTTTAAAGAAATTGTGGGGAAGTCACCGTCTATATACCAAAAAGAGTCTTAA
- the folE gene encoding GTP cyclohydrolase I FolE — translation MPEQNLADYEIDSLHFSTPLKANAFEMDDETKISMISDHFTSILNILGLDLSDDSLKNTPDRIAKMYVKEIFSGLNPANKPVATLFENRYGYSEMLVEKNIAVFSNCEHHFVPITGKAHVAYISKGKVIGLSKLNRIVQYYSKRPQVQERLTIQIAREIKRVMETDDVAVMIDASHHCVSSRGIQDAGSSTVTSSFSGKFRDAETRNEFLKYIG, via the coding sequence ATGCCAGAACAAAACCTAGCAGATTACGAAATCGACTCGTTACACTTTAGTACGCCATTGAAGGCGAATGCTTTTGAGATGGACGATGAGACAAAAATTTCGATGATCTCGGACCATTTTACCAGCATACTGAATATCCTCGGACTCGACCTGAGCGATGATAGCCTGAAGAATACTCCGGACAGGATCGCCAAAATGTACGTTAAAGAAATATTCAGCGGACTTAATCCGGCCAATAAACCTGTTGCAACCCTTTTTGAAAACCGTTACGGGTACAGCGAAATGCTGGTTGAGAAAAACATTGCTGTATTCAGTAACTGTGAGCATCACTTTGTCCCTATTACGGGCAAGGCGCATGTGGCCTACATCAGCAAAGGAAAAGTAATTGGCCTGTCCAAACTCAACCGGATCGTACAGTACTATTCCAAAAGGCCACAGGTTCAGGAAAGGCTGACTATCCAGATCGCCCGGGAGATTAAGCGCGTAATGGAAACAGATGATGTAGCCGTGATGATCGATGCCAGCCACCACTGTGTCTCCTCACGTGGGATCCAGGATGCCGGCAGCTCAACGGTAACCAGCTCCTTCAGCGGAAAATTCAGGGATGCGGAAACAAGAAACGAATTTTTAAAATATATAGGCTAA
- a CDS encoding ATP-binding protein, producing MNSFYLEDLNQLVNNSSSFGKGLDDYLRINTHQPDRTDLLLNSDAFFKTIDPSKIPAGRWPSNPGHGLYSAQTGAVNTSLELLKDNGLIGINGPPGTGKTTLLSDIVAEVIVIRAQKLMKKDISSLFARGQKIERENNFAYHFPTNSDVFEDVGIVVASNNNAAVENISKELPDERKIDRGTFPNARYFADFSQNLIEADSWGLLAAALGNSENRAFFKNNFWYRNDSKPGFAAFLQSLYNNPEKEDRTFEHLKHYEKTKSELEALLKEFYEFRQVASEFYQLVPGYLNDQKNKIRTIHIIDQLAALLEEIQNSRKQIVKDLAGLKNRLAEIQYGIQVHQSTKPGFFFFQKLFNTKTLKKWNGPYLLLLNEHTELTTKSITVQKEKDNLDRKITDKEKEIKQLLAQLEEINQRMGIYNKKKERLHSDYGIAYKDIPDENLLNAFETDKNTFHKCNPWSSISINKLRSEIFLKSLLLHEHVILRNAKQFKNNIGLLMELMDGKVEVSKHIALSLWQSFFFCIPVVSTSLASVSRLFGSLGKESIGWLLLDEAGQATPQSAAGIIYRAQRSIIIGDPLQIEPVVTTPVKLINILNQQHKTDAVWSPLRSSAQILADRITAGGTWMKQDIDDEDIWTGFPLRTHRRCNNPMFAISNEVAYGNQMVKAMADIPFECVLGASAWFDINGTHIQNKQVIEEEISLLKEKIQLLGKAHQ from the coding sequence TTGAACAGTTTCTATCTCGAAGACCTCAATCAACTCGTCAACAACTCCAGCTCTTTTGGAAAAGGGCTGGATGACTATTTGCGCATCAATACCCATCAGCCTGACCGTACAGATTTACTACTGAATTCAGACGCCTTTTTCAAGACTATAGACCCGTCAAAGATACCAGCTGGACGCTGGCCCTCCAATCCCGGCCATGGTCTTTATTCAGCGCAAACAGGTGCTGTCAATACCAGTTTAGAATTACTTAAGGACAACGGTCTAATAGGCATCAATGGCCCTCCTGGTACTGGAAAAACGACACTTTTATCAGACATCGTAGCCGAGGTGATAGTGATTCGTGCACAGAAACTGATGAAAAAGGATATTTCCTCCCTATTTGCCCGAGGCCAGAAAATAGAGAGGGAAAACAACTTCGCCTATCATTTCCCTACCAATAGTGATGTCTTTGAAGATGTGGGTATAGTCGTGGCTAGCAATAATAATGCTGCCGTAGAAAATATATCGAAAGAACTGCCTGATGAGCGAAAAATAGACAGGGGCACGTTCCCAAATGCCAGATATTTCGCTGACTTCTCCCAAAATTTAATTGAGGCCGACAGTTGGGGACTACTAGCCGCAGCTTTGGGGAACTCGGAAAACAGGGCGTTTTTTAAGAATAATTTCTGGTACAGGAACGATAGCAAACCTGGATTTGCTGCTTTCCTACAATCCCTATATAACAATCCGGAAAAAGAGGACCGTACGTTCGAACATCTTAAACACTACGAAAAAACAAAATCTGAACTTGAGGCATTACTAAAAGAATTTTATGAATTCAGACAAGTAGCTTCCGAATTCTATCAATTGGTTCCCGGATATTTAAATGACCAAAAGAATAAAATAAGGACAATACACATTATTGACCAGCTTGCTGCCCTTCTTGAGGAGATCCAGAATAGCAGAAAGCAGATAGTTAAAGATTTGGCAGGCCTTAAAAATCGGCTTGCTGAAATTCAATATGGTATTCAGGTGCACCAATCTACAAAACCGGGATTTTTCTTTTTCCAGAAACTGTTTAATACGAAAACATTAAAAAAATGGAACGGACCATACCTGCTGCTATTAAATGAACACACAGAACTTACTACCAAAAGCATAACGGTTCAAAAAGAGAAAGATAACCTAGACAGGAAAATTACTGATAAGGAAAAAGAAATAAAACAATTACTGGCCCAATTAGAAGAGATTAATCAGCGGATGGGCATTTACAATAAGAAAAAAGAAAGACTCCACAGCGATTATGGTATAGCCTATAAAGATATTCCCGATGAAAATTTGTTGAACGCGTTTGAAACAGATAAGAACACCTTTCACAAATGTAATCCCTGGTCATCCATTAGTATAAATAAACTGCGGAGCGAGATATTTCTTAAGAGCCTGTTATTGCATGAACATGTCATTTTGAGAAATGCCAAGCAGTTTAAAAACAATATTGGTCTGTTAATGGAACTAATGGATGGCAAAGTGGAGGTTTCCAAACATATCGCTTTAAGTTTATGGCAGTCCTTCTTCTTTTGCATTCCTGTTGTTTCAACCTCGTTAGCTTCTGTCAGCCGCCTATTCGGTAGTCTGGGAAAAGAAAGTATCGGTTGGTTGTTACTCGATGAAGCGGGACAGGCCACACCGCAATCTGCAGCAGGAATTATTTATCGAGCCCAAAGGAGCATTATTATCGGCGACCCCTTACAGATCGAACCGGTCGTTACTACGCCCGTTAAATTGATCAACATATTGAATCAACAGCATAAGACCGATGCAGTTTGGTCACCATTACGAAGCTCAGCACAAATTTTGGCTGATAGAATAACTGCCGGGGGTACCTGGATGAAGCAGGACATTGATGATGAAGATATATGGACGGGGTTCCCATTACGTACCCACCGCCGGTGCAACAACCCCATGTTTGCCATCTCCAATGAGGTTGCCTACGGTAATCAAATGGTGAAGGCCATGGCAGATATCCCCTTCGAATGTGTGCTGGGAGCATCTGCCTGGTTCGATATTAACGGTACACATATCCAAAACAAACAAGTTATTGAAGAGGAGATTTCCTTATTAAAAGAAAAAATTCAGTTACTCGGAAAAGCACATCAGTAG
- a CDS encoding MarR family winged helix-turn-helix transcriptional regulator, producing the protein MMYNLLSELILLVKTYESSNDNPVAELAPFLSWLNGRHGNRETSAPNPQWEGKARGRSADSVINTSLVHLYRYARLHAKAAIAESAFSTPDEFIYLICLASGGSMSKTALIRQNVHEKATGTLIVNRLLKKGLAEQQTTDNDKRSRIINITAKGTEELNNSIENIKMASANVTEPLSAPEKMELIALLLKLEDFHHERSAGKF; encoded by the coding sequence ATGATGTACAACCTTTTAAGTGAACTTATCTTGCTTGTGAAAACTTATGAAAGCAGCAATGATAACCCGGTAGCGGAACTGGCTCCGTTCCTCAGCTGGCTCAATGGCCGCCATGGGAACAGGGAAACAAGCGCACCTAACCCTCAATGGGAAGGCAAAGCAAGGGGACGTTCGGCAGACAGCGTAATCAACACCTCGCTGGTCCACCTGTACCGTTATGCAAGGCTGCATGCAAAAGCAGCTATTGCTGAATCTGCCTTTTCCACACCCGATGAATTTATCTACCTGATCTGCCTTGCCTCGGGCGGAAGTATGAGTAAAACTGCACTGATCAGACAGAATGTTCATGAAAAGGCTACAGGTACGCTGATTGTCAACAGGCTGCTAAAAAAAGGTTTGGCAGAGCAGCAGACCACCGATAACGATAAAAGAAGCAGGATCATCAATATTACCGCTAAAGGGACGGAGGAATTGAACAATAGTATAGAAAACATTAAAATGGCTTCAGCAAATGTTACCGAGCCGCTTTCCGCTCCGGAAAAAATGGAACTGATTGCTTTACTGCTTAAGCTGGAAGATTTCCATCATGAAAGGTCAGCCGGAAAGTTTTAA
- a CDS encoding SDR family NAD(P)-dependent oxidoreductase has translation MRFQGKNILVIGGSSGIGLDLVQLLSKEGANVYAASRSSSDSWPASVRYQPLNVMENMDVLASFLPEELHGLVYSVGSINLKPFSRISENDLIDDFRLNVVGAARTMQLALKSLKNVHSASAVFISSVAARSGMGYHSSIATSKAALEGLAVSLAAELSANRIRVNVVSPSLTNTPLSIKFLNTPDKMEASAKRHPLGKYGEPGDISAAIAFLLSEDSSWITGQVIAIDGGMGSLRTNI, from the coding sequence ATGAGGTTTCAAGGTAAAAATATACTGGTAATCGGAGGGAGTTCGGGCATAGGCCTCGATTTGGTGCAGTTACTGAGCAAAGAGGGCGCAAATGTTTACGCCGCATCCAGAAGCAGCTCAGATAGCTGGCCTGCATCGGTCCGCTATCAGCCACTTAATGTGATGGAAAATATGGATGTACTAGCTTCTTTTTTGCCGGAGGAACTTCACGGACTGGTATACAGCGTCGGAAGCATCAACCTCAAACCTTTTTCAAGGATTAGCGAAAATGATCTGATAGATGATTTCAGACTGAATGTGGTGGGTGCAGCACGCACTATGCAGCTTGCATTAAAGTCCCTGAAAAATGTTCACTCTGCATCGGCCGTTTTCATCAGCTCGGTTGCTGCCAGATCAGGTATGGGTTATCATTCCAGTATTGCAACCTCCAAAGCTGCGCTGGAGGGGCTTGCTGTATCGCTGGCTGCAGAACTGAGCGCAAACAGGATCAGGGTAAATGTAGTTTCGCCATCGCTGACCAATACCCCGCTATCCATAAAATTTCTCAATACTCCTGATAAAATGGAGGCCTCCGCAAAAAGACACCCATTGGGAAAATACGGGGAACCGGGCGACATCAGCGCCGCCATTGCATTCCTGCTTTCTGAAGACAGCAGCTGGATAACAGGACAGGTGATCGCGATTGATGGCGGCATGGGCAGTTTGAGGACAAACATCTAA